In Glycine max cultivar Williams 82 chromosome 7, Glycine_max_v4.0, whole genome shotgun sequence, a single window of DNA contains:
- the LOC100809202 gene encoding uncharacterized protein LOC100809202 gives MKNLQTSEELQSSTQASHEPKSEQPNNHTTDAPVTDTGSASATSNDSKKVSRQDIEFVQNLIERCLQLYMNKDEVVKTLLTRAKIDPGFTTLVWQKLEEENADFFRAYYIRLKLKKQILLFNHLLEHQYHLMKCPMPAKVPLAPIQNGIHPMPVNNLPMGYPVLQQPPMPATGQPHIDSMGCGLSSCHVVNGVPASGNFHPIRMNSGNDMMMDHSAPDMVPVIPPNGTMSSVSEMPVSPTSVASSGHFPFTASEIPGMGADTSALDTAFTSDVASSVGLQLAADGGNGISRSLDQIQWNFSLSDLTADLPNLGDLGALGNYPGSPFLPSDSDILLESPDQQDIVDDFFVNSEPPCSQSDEEKS, from the exons ATGAAGAACTTGCAG ACCTCGGAGGAATTACAGTCATCGACTCAAGCTTCTCATGAGCCCAAGAGTGAACAACCAAACAATCACACAACTGATGCTCCTGTTACAGACACAGGCTCAGCATCTGCTACAAGTAATGACAGCAAAAAAGTTTCACGGCAGGATATTGAGTTT GTTCAGAATTTAATAGAAAGATGCCTACAGTTATATATGAATAAAGATGAAGTGGTTAAAACACTACTGACTCGGGCAAAGATAGATCCTGGATTCACAACTCTTG TATGGCAGAAGTTGGAAGAAGAGAACGCTGATTTCTTCAGGGCCTACTATATCAGgctaaaattgaaaaagcaaatacTATTATTCAATCATTTACTTGAGCATCAGTATCATCTCATGAAGTGTCCAATGCCTGCAAAGGTTCCATTGGCTCCAATACAGAATGGAATCCATCCAATGCCTG TCAACAACCTACCTATGGGGTATCCAGTGCTACAGCAGCCTCCCATGCCAGCAACAGGTCAACCTCATATTGACTCCATGGGTTGTGGTTTATCAAGTTGTCATGTAGTTAATGGAGTCCCTGCCTCAGGCAACTTTCACCCCATTCGGATGAATTCTGGAAATGA TATGATGATGGACCACAGCGCTCCTGATATGGTTCCTGTTATACCACCAAATGGTACAATGTCATCTGTCTCAGAAATGCCTGTGAGTCCGACATCAGTAGCATCCAGTGGTCATTTTCCCTTCACTGCATCAGAAATACCAGGAATGGGCGCAGATACATCAGCTCTTGATACAGCATTTACATCTGATGTGGCAAGTTCAGTAGGACTACAGCTTGCAGCAGATGGTGGCAATGGAATTTCTAGATCGCTGGATCAAATTCAATGGAATTTTAGCCTATCTGATCTAACGGCAGATTTGCCAAACTTGGGAG ATCTAGGAGCTCTGGGAAACTATCCTGGTTCACCATTTTTGCCATCTGATTCAGACATTTTGCTAGAATCTCCTGATCAACAGGATATAG TGGATGACTTCTTTGTTAATTCTGAGCCCCCATGCTCTCAATCAGATGAGGAGAAATCTTGA
- the LOC100809202 gene encoding uncharacterized protein isoform X2, whose protein sequence is MNKDEVVKTLLTRAKIDPGFTTLVWQKLEEENADFFRAYYIRLKLKKQILLFNHLLEHQYHLMKCPMPAKVPLAPIQNGIHPMPVNNLPMGYPVLQQPPMPATGQPHIDSMGCGLSSCHVVNGVPASGNFHPIRMNSGNDMMMDHSAPDMVPVIPPNGTMSSVSEMPVSPTSVASSGHFPFTASEIPGMGADTSALDTAFTSDVASSVGLQLAADGGNGISRSLDQIQWNFSLSDLTADLPNLGDLGALGNYPGSPFLPSDSDILLESPDQQDIVDDFFVNSEPPCSQSDEEKS, encoded by the exons ATGAATAAAGATGAAGTGGTTAAAACACTACTGACTCGGGCAAAGATAGATCCTGGATTCACAACTCTTG TATGGCAGAAGTTGGAAGAAGAGAACGCTGATTTCTTCAGGGCCTACTATATCAGgctaaaattgaaaaagcaaatacTATTATTCAATCATTTACTTGAGCATCAGTATCATCTCATGAAGTGTCCAATGCCTGCAAAGGTTCCATTGGCTCCAATACAGAATGGAATCCATCCAATGCCTG TCAACAACCTACCTATGGGGTATCCAGTGCTACAGCAGCCTCCCATGCCAGCAACAGGTCAACCTCATATTGACTCCATGGGTTGTGGTTTATCAAGTTGTCATGTAGTTAATGGAGTCCCTGCCTCAGGCAACTTTCACCCCATTCGGATGAATTCTGGAAATGA TATGATGATGGACCACAGCGCTCCTGATATGGTTCCTGTTATACCACCAAATGGTACAATGTCATCTGTCTCAGAAATGCCTGTGAGTCCGACATCAGTAGCATCCAGTGGTCATTTTCCCTTCACTGCATCAGAAATACCAGGAATGGGCGCAGATACATCAGCTCTTGATACAGCATTTACATCTGATGTGGCAAGTTCAGTAGGACTACAGCTTGCAGCAGATGGTGGCAATGGAATTTCTAGATCGCTGGATCAAATTCAATGGAATTTTAGCCTATCTGATCTAACGGCAGATTTGCCAAACTTGGGAG ATCTAGGAGCTCTGGGAAACTATCCTGGTTCACCATTTTTGCCATCTGATTCAGACATTTTGCTAGAATCTCCTGATCAACAGGATATAG TGGATGACTTCTTTGTTAATTCTGAGCCCCCATGCTCTCAATCAGATGAGGAGAAATCTTGA